One genomic window of Phycisphaerales bacterium includes the following:
- a CDS encoding ABC transporter ATP-binding protein produces MLKRRRADTDAPAIRVTGLEKIYKMGVERVHALDGVDLTIEAGEFVAIMGASGSGKSTLMNVLGCLDRPTAGEYELAGIPTRKMSATRLAKVRNERIGFIFQTFELLPRASAIQNVMLPMIYSKKHVFGARRRAKAALRKVGLGDRLRHRPNQLSGGQRQRVAVARALVNDPAILLADEPTGNLDSQTTTEIIRLFTELHDEGQTIVIVTHEEEVAGYADRIVRLRDGRVFSDMSTADDPLHTAYLQSIASTAAKRAQTVATEGAPA; encoded by the coding sequence ATGCTCAAACGACGCCGGGCTGACACCGACGCGCCGGCCATCCGCGTGACGGGGCTGGAAAAGATCTACAAGATGGGCGTGGAGCGCGTGCACGCGCTCGATGGCGTCGACCTGACCATCGAGGCCGGCGAATTCGTGGCCATCATGGGCGCGTCAGGCTCGGGCAAGAGCACGCTCATGAACGTGCTGGGCTGCCTCGATCGCCCCACCGCCGGCGAGTACGAACTCGCGGGCATTCCCACGCGCAAGATGAGCGCGACTCGCCTGGCCAAGGTCCGCAACGAGCGCATCGGCTTCATCTTCCAGACGTTCGAGCTGCTGCCCCGCGCCTCGGCCATCCAAAACGTCATGCTGCCCATGATCTACAGCAAGAAGCACGTGTTCGGAGCGCGCCGCCGAGCCAAGGCGGCGCTGCGCAAGGTCGGGCTGGGCGATCGCTTGCGCCATCGTCCGAACCAGCTCTCGGGCGGGCAGCGCCAGCGCGTGGCCGTCGCCCGTGCGCTGGTCAACGATCCGGCCATCCTGCTGGCCGACGAGCCCACCGGCAACCTCGACTCGCAGACCACGACCGAGATCATCCGGCTGTTTACCGAGTTGCACGACGAGGGCCAGACCATAGTCATCGTGACCCACGAGGAAGAAGTCGCCGGGTACGCCGATCGGATTGTCCGGCTGCGCGACGGGCGGGTGTTCAGCGACATGTCGACCGCCGACGATCCGCTGCACACGGCCTACCTGCAGTCGATCGCCAGCACGGCCGCCAAGCGCGCCCAGACGGTCGCCACCGAGGGAGCACCGGCATGA
- a CDS encoding ABC transporter permease, translated as MIIVRLLMQTVVLALGQIWANKVRSLLTTLGIVIGVAAVVATVAAIEGLRGFVLTEFETFGTNKVFIDGSLPQSWRGRVSWRDVQLSIEEVDGIVEHAPSVTNISPQWRASARVDYENIVLESAPAIGIRPQWHDVENRQVTIGRPFNQVDEEQRRYVVLINEQAIEELNLPTNPVGRFILLGGRRFQIVGVVETLDLSGMFGGGESRAEFFVPFSTAVILNPNGWINYATATMESPELADETRAEIDFVLRTLRKLEPDDEATYDIEIAQEYVEQFKSLSAGLIAGATGIVGISLLVGGIGIMNIMLVSVSERTREIGLRKAVGARPLVVLIQFLTEAVVLCLMGGAVGIVIGQTIILLLKQIPDAPLEQANMPMWAIALAVGFCAFTGVVFGVFPAIKAARLDPIVALRHD; from the coding sequence ATGATCATCGTCCGCCTGCTCATGCAGACCGTCGTGCTCGCGCTGGGCCAGATCTGGGCCAACAAGGTGCGCTCGCTGCTCACCACGCTCGGCATCGTCATCGGCGTGGCCGCCGTCGTCGCGACGGTCGCGGCGATCGAGGGCCTGCGCGGCTTCGTGCTCACCGAGTTCGAGACCTTCGGCACCAACAAGGTCTTCATCGACGGCAGCCTGCCCCAGAGCTGGCGCGGCCGCGTCTCCTGGCGTGACGTGCAGCTGAGCATCGAAGAGGTCGACGGCATCGTCGAGCACGCCCCGTCGGTCACGAACATCAGCCCCCAGTGGCGCGCCTCGGCCCGCGTGGACTACGAGAACATCGTCCTCGAGTCGGCGCCGGCCATCGGCATCCGCCCGCAGTGGCACGACGTCGAGAACCGCCAGGTCACCATCGGACGGCCGTTCAACCAGGTCGACGAGGAGCAACGCCGCTACGTCGTGCTCATCAACGAGCAGGCCATCGAAGAACTGAACCTGCCGACAAACCCGGTCGGACGGTTCATCCTGCTCGGCGGTCGACGATTCCAGATCGTGGGCGTCGTCGAGACGCTCGACCTCTCGGGCATGTTCGGCGGGGGCGAGAGCCGGGCCGAGTTCTTCGTGCCCTTCTCGACCGCGGTCATCCTCAACCCCAACGGCTGGATCAACTACGCCACGGCCACGATGGAAAGCCCGGAGCTTGCCGACGAGACGCGGGCCGAAATCGACTTCGTGCTCCGCACGTTGCGCAAGCTCGAGCCCGACGACGAAGCCACCTACGACATCGAGATCGCCCAGGAGTACGTCGAGCAGTTCAAGTCGCTGTCGGCCGGGCTCATCGCGGGTGCGACCGGCATCGTGGGCATCAGCCTGCTGGTTGGCGGCATCGGAATCATGAACATCATGCTCGTGTCGGTCTCGGAGCGCACCCGCGAGATCGGGCTGCGCAAGGCCGTCGGCGCGCGTCCGCTGGTCGTCCTCATCCAGTTCCTGACCGAGGCCGTCGTGTTGTGCCTCATGGGCGGAGCCGTGGGCATCGTCATCGGCCAGACGATCATCCTGCTGCTGAAGCAGATCCCCGATGCACCGCTCGAACAAGCCAACATGCCGATGTGGGCGATCGCCCTGGCCGTTGGATTCTGCGCGTTCACCGGCGTGGTGTTCGGCGTGTTCCCGGCCATCAAGGCGGCGCGGCTCGACCCGATCGTCGCGCTGCGTCACGACTGA
- a CDS encoding efflux RND transporter periplasmic adaptor subunit, translated as MLKTIAIVLVVLITLGVGSALGLMQMGGPEGLRERFTPQVEAARVIVEPARRSDLRRTINAPGAIEPKQMVQISAEVSARIVALPFVEGDSVREGDVICRLDAIDLQARLDAAESRVRSQKSQLDGARAELELAQLELGRLQELLDTKDIAKTEFDAANTRALQARSSVAVIEAGIEAAEADVRAARRDLENAVIASPIDGRIVNLPVEVGETVLGTFNNQGSLIMEIADLGTMLMQARIDETSVGLVQEGQTADVRLLAYGDRVFEGVVERVGLQRRVFSDGTSYVQAEVLVEQGEGDLLRTGLTANADIYVDTVRDAIVVPSQAVLDRRVENLPDSVRGSPLVDRQRTFTTVVYVLEDGFARARPVKTGVSDLTDTVILEGLDVDDAVITGPFRVLRELEDGKAVTEDDVDGEDAEAAADDQTPDEGAGDAQTTPG; from the coding sequence ATGCTCAAGACCATTGCCATCGTGCTCGTTGTTCTGATAACCCTGGGCGTCGGCAGCGCCCTCGGGCTCATGCAGATGGGTGGACCCGAGGGCCTGCGCGAGCGTTTTACGCCCCAGGTCGAGGCCGCCCGCGTGATCGTCGAGCCAGCCCGCCGCAGCGACCTGCGCCGCACCATCAACGCCCCGGGCGCCATCGAGCCCAAGCAGATGGTCCAGATCTCCGCCGAGGTCAGCGCCCGCATCGTCGCCCTGCCGTTCGTCGAAGGCGATTCGGTACGCGAGGGCGACGTCATCTGCCGGCTCGACGCCATCGACCTCCAGGCCCGCCTCGATGCGGCCGAGTCCCGCGTCCGCTCGCAGAAGAGCCAGCTCGACGGCGCCCGCGCCGAACTGGAGCTTGCCCAGCTCGAATTGGGCAGACTGCAGGAACTGCTCGACACCAAGGACATCGCCAAGACCGAGTTCGACGCGGCCAACACCCGCGCCCTCCAGGCGCGCAGCAGCGTCGCGGTGATCGAGGCGGGCATCGAAGCGGCCGAGGCCGACGTCCGAGCCGCCAGGCGAGACCTCGAGAACGCCGTCATCGCCAGCCCGATCGACGGTCGCATCGTGAACCTGCCCGTCGAGGTCGGCGAGACCGTGCTGGGCACGTTCAACAACCAGGGCTCGCTGATCATGGAGATCGCAGACCTGGGCACCATGCTCATGCAGGCCCGCATCGACGAGACCAGCGTGGGGCTGGTGCAGGAAGGCCAGACCGCCGACGTGCGGCTGCTGGCCTACGGCGACCGCGTCTTCGAGGGCGTCGTCGAACGCGTCGGCCTGCAACGCCGCGTCTTTTCCGACGGCACGAGCTACGTGCAGGCCGAGGTGCTCGTCGAGCAGGGCGAGGGCGACCTGCTCCGCACCGGCCTGACCGCCAACGCAGACATCTACGTCGACACGGTGCGTGACGCCATCGTGGTGCCCAGTCAGGCGGTGCTCGATCGACGCGTCGAGAACCTTCCCGACTCGGTCCGCGGCTCTCCGCTGGTCGATCGGCAGCGCACCTTCACCACCGTCGTCTACGTGTTGGAGGACGGCTTCGCGCGGGCGCGGCCGGTCAAGACCGGCGTGAGCGATCTGACCGATACCGTCATCCTCGAGGGCCTGGATGTCGACGACGCGGTCATCACCGGACCCTTCCGCGTGCTGCGGGAGCTCGAGGACGGCAAGGCCGTGACCGAGGACGATGTCGACGGCGAAGACGCCGAAGCGGCGGCCGACGACCAGACGCCCGACGAAGGAGCCGGCGATGCTCAAACGACGCCGGGCTGA